GACGCAAGAATGGTTGACGATGAGCGATGGCCCGCGCCTGTTTTGCCGGGTCTGGCGAGCGAGCAGCCCGGCAACGGTGCTGATCTTGCATGGCCTGGGCGCGCATAGCGGCTGGTTTATTGATATGGGCAATGCTCTGGCGGAGCGTGGGCTGAATGTCTGGATCGTCGATCATCGCGGCTTTGGCCGGTCTGAGGGGCCGCGTGGGCATGTGACTGATTACCACCGCTACCTTCAGGATAGTGATGCTGTGGTAGATGCTATCCACGCTGCGCAGCCGGGGACACGGCTGGTTCTGCTGGGACATAGTATGGGCGGCATCTTTGCCACGCATTATGCGGCGGCCCATCCAGAAAAGCTGGCCGGAATGCTGCTGCTGAACCCCTGGATTAAAGATCAATCCAAAGTATCGGTGGGTACATTGCTTGAGGTCGTCATTCGTGGTATGTTCAGGTCG
This is a stretch of genomic DNA from Ktedonobacterales bacterium. It encodes these proteins:
- a CDS encoding lysophospholipase, with product MQVTYRADSEGDWGSAAPVADIETTQEWLTMSDGPRLFCRVWRASSPATVLILHGLGAHSGWFIDMGNALAERGLNVWIVDHRGFGRSEGPRGHVTDYHRYLQDSDAVVDAIHAAQPGTRLVLLGHSMGGIFATHYAAAHPEKLAGMLLLNPWIKDQSKVSVGTLLEVVIRGMFRSSRLFPLAGGADVMTTNPEAVKLLNADPYWVRAESAAFLWQITLMRGKTLSQARRVTLPALVLQAGQDRSVVASASEKAFRRLGSADKTWKTYPTYAHDSEFEPDRSALDDDIANWIKARNGQPQSV